The proteins below come from a single Lates calcarifer isolate ASB-BC8 linkage group LG11, TLL_Latcal_v3, whole genome shotgun sequence genomic window:
- the si:ch211-198p11.6 gene encoding uncharacterized protein si:ch211-198p11.6 — protein sequence MSSQTETMQVLNIWELAIPLPAVLMITVGFYMIVLGIGLWIRFCLKDQCSPECGDCCPNVSICEQCFRLAEMCDCRLPTMRSCLNYSCPSPNCVQWDCACTCQPPECDSCNCLCFEIRIK from the exons ATGTCTTCTCAGACAGAGACAATGCAG GTGCTGAATATCTGGGAGCTTGCCATCCCCCTCCCAGCAGTGCTGATGATTACTGTGGGTTTTTACATGATCGTCCTGGGGATTGGCCTGTGGATCCGATTCTGCCTCAAG GACCAGTGTTCTCCAGAGTGTGGTGATTGCTGTCCGAATGTTTCTATATGTGAGCAGTGCTTTAGACTGGCTGAGATGTGTGACTGTCGCCTGCCGACCATGCGCTCATGTCTGAACTATTCTTGTCCTTCTCCTAAT TGTGTCCAGTGGGACTGTGCCTGCACCTGTCAGCCTCCTGAGTGTGACTCCTGCAACTGTCTGTGCTTCGAGATCAGGATCAAGTAG